The Streptomyces phaeolivaceus genome has a window encoding:
- a CDS encoding Clp protease N-terminal domain-containing protein, which produces MEAIKEPDWNTVGVLGAARGARADGDAIGTEHLLAGITTSKGPAREALEREGATRTTLLAVLRDRRARGAEWSGADDTEATVGVREVLGEDGSDRFTGAAARALTAAMGQAGHEGAAKFGAVHLLRALLAEDNHAMELLNACGIAPEDVRTHLDAARATRKDGLPPLLHPTRDILLGRTHYRHLPFWKRWLVKASGVNWASRPAWWAALETHEQARRLGHRTAGTEHLLLAILATHEVALRYPHLAAENAPTPDLRYTGGERLTHLGLDHATVHRALTAARIPLKPDPRPLKQYLDAATARPTTDPPAPTDDPWPDQGTGPLLDSLLTDRTRARQLIEALTTNPH; this is translated from the coding sequence ATGGAAGCGATCAAGGAGCCTGACTGGAACACCGTGGGCGTGCTGGGGGCGGCGCGGGGCGCGAGGGCCGACGGAGACGCCATCGGCACCGAGCACCTGCTCGCAGGCATCACCACGTCCAAGGGGCCCGCCCGCGAAGCCCTCGAACGCGAAGGGGCCACGCGGACCACGCTGTTGGCGGTATTACGGGACAGAAGGGCCCGGGGTGCCGAGTGGAGCGGTGCGGACGACACCGAGGCGACCGTCGGCGTCCGGGAGGTGCTGGGGGAGGACGGAAGCGACCGCTTCACGGGCGCCGCGGCCAGGGCGCTGACCGCGGCGATGGGGCAGGCGGGACACGAGGGGGCCGCGAAGTTCGGCGCGGTTCATCTGCTGCGCGCGCTGCTGGCGGAGGACAACCACGCGATGGAGCTGCTGAACGCCTGCGGCATCGCACCGGAGGACGTACGGACCCACCTCGACGCCGCCCGCGCCACCCGGAAGGACGGCCTGCCCCCGCTCCTCCACCCCACCCGCGACATACTCCTCGGCCGCACCCACTACCGCCACCTGCCCTTCTGGAAGCGATGGCTGGTCAAGGCCTCCGGCGTCAACTGGGCGTCGAGGCCCGCGTGGTGGGCCGCCCTGGAGACCCATGAACAGGCCCGCCGCCTCGGCCACCGCACGGCCGGCACGGAACACCTCCTCCTGGCGATCCTGGCCACCCACGAGGTCGCGCTCCGCTACCCGCACCTGGCGGCGGAGAACGCCCCCACCCCCGACCTCCGCTACACGGGCGGCGAACGCCTGACCCACCTGGGCCTGGACCACGCCACGGTCCACCGGGCCCTGACCGCCGCCCGCATCCCCCTGAAGCCCGACCCCCGCCCCCTCAAGCAATACCTCGACGCGGCGACAGCCCGCCCCACGACAGACCCGCCCGCCCCCACCGACGACCCCTGGCCCGACCAGGGCACCGGCCCCCTGCTCGACTCCCTCCTGACCGACCGGACCCGAGCCCGCCAACTGATCGAGGCCCTGACCACCAATCCCCATTGA
- a CDS encoding AbrB/MazE/SpoVT family DNA-binding domain-containing protein, whose translation MAAATFQASVRDKGQLTLPAGVREALGVSPGDELEFEINDAGVVEVHGLRKIRTDQAWFWAERWQAGEREASEDIAAGRTTRHEDVDGMFAHLDKES comes from the coding sequence ATGGCTGCGGCTACGTTCCAGGCCAGCGTGCGCGACAAGGGGCAGCTGACGCTGCCCGCAGGCGTACGCGAGGCGCTGGGGGTCTCCCCAGGTGACGAGCTTGAGTTCGAGATCAACGACGCCGGAGTCGTCGAGGTTCACGGGCTGAGGAAGATCCGCACCGATCAGGCATGGTTCTGGGCGGAGCGGTGGCAGGCGGGTGAGCGCGAGGCCAGCGAGGACATCGCGGCTGGGCGCACAACCCGTCACGAGGACGTGGACGGCATGTTCGCGCACCTCGACAAGGAGAGCTGA
- a CDS encoding ISL3 family transposase, with protein sequence MSDIEVEDVLFADLDGLRVDDVGLSEEAITVTARARAGDAACPSCGATSRRVHSGYERRLADAAVGGRPVVVHLQVRRFRCPVAACPRATFVEQINGLTFRHGRRSQRLHNVLQVVALMLAGRAGARLAEVLSADVSRSTLLRLIRALPDPPTMTPRVLGVDDFALRKGHVYGTVLIDVETRRPIDLLPDRESATLARWLADHPGVEIICRDRASGYAEGARLGAPDAVQVADRWHLYHNLTEAVERCVARHSTQLRAPEPAPSPEASAAATAELEKITEAAKAERSAHRCADRTRDRHQEIHALIGKGLTLRAISRELGLARNTVRKFARADTAEELSEGKWQGRASILDDYKPYLHQRWQEGCTSAKKLSDEITAAGFRGGYSVVRDYLKPLRAGAKPADRRRPPSVRDVTSWIARHPDNLTQDETLRLKDILARCPELNATAEHVRAFAEMMNARAGEKLGTWIDSVKASSLPELLSFVNGIGCDLRAVEAGLTLPFSSGAVEGQVNRIKMLKRQMFGRAGLALLRKRVLLAG encoded by the coding sequence GTGAGTGACATAGAGGTGGAGGATGTCCTGTTCGCCGACCTGGACGGCCTGCGGGTCGACGATGTCGGGCTGAGTGAGGAAGCGATCACCGTGACGGCCCGTGCACGCGCGGGTGACGCCGCCTGCCCGAGCTGCGGGGCAACATCACGGCGGGTCCACAGCGGTTACGAGCGTCGCTTGGCGGACGCTGCGGTGGGTGGGCGGCCGGTGGTCGTGCACCTGCAAGTCCGGCGTTTCCGCTGCCCGGTCGCGGCTTGCCCCCGAGCGACGTTCGTCGAGCAGATCAACGGACTCACCTTCCGGCACGGGCGGCGCAGTCAGCGGCTGCACAACGTCTTGCAGGTGGTCGCGCTGATGTTGGCCGGACGAGCCGGCGCCAGGCTGGCCGAAGTGCTGAGCGCCGACGTCAGCCGTTCCACTCTGTTGCGGTTGATCCGGGCCCTGCCCGATCCGCCGACCATGACGCCGCGCGTGCTCGGCGTCGACGACTTCGCCCTGCGTAAGGGCCACGTCTACGGCACTGTGCTGATCGACGTCGAGACCCGCCGCCCGATCGACCTGCTTCCTGACCGCGAATCGGCGACCCTGGCCCGCTGGCTGGCCGACCACCCCGGCGTCGAGATCATCTGCCGGGACCGCGCCAGCGGCTACGCCGAAGGCGCCCGCCTCGGAGCCCCCGATGCCGTGCAAGTCGCAGACCGCTGGCACCTTTACCACAACCTCACCGAAGCCGTGGAACGCTGCGTGGCCAGGCACTCCACTCAGCTGCGGGCCCCCGAACCAGCGCCCAGTCCCGAGGCGTCCGCCGCTGCGACCGCCGAGTTGGAGAAGATCACCGAGGCCGCGAAGGCGGAACGGAGCGCCCACCGTTGCGCCGACCGCACCCGCGACCGCCATCAGGAGATACACGCCCTGATCGGTAAAGGGCTCACCCTGCGTGCAATCAGCCGCGAGCTCGGCCTGGCCCGCAATACCGTGCGCAAGTTCGCCCGCGCGGACACGGCCGAGGAGCTGAGCGAGGGCAAATGGCAGGGCCGTGCGAGCATCCTCGATGACTACAAGCCCTACCTCCACCAGCGGTGGCAAGAGGGCTGCACCAGCGCCAAGAAGCTCTCCGACGAGATCACGGCTGCGGGCTTCCGCGGCGGTTACTCGGTCGTCCGCGACTATCTCAAACCCTTGCGTGCCGGGGCCAAGCCCGCCGACCGGAGGCGGCCCCCGTCGGTCCGGGACGTGACCAGCTGGATCGCTCGGCACCCCGACAACCTCACCCAGGACGAGACCCTGCGGCTCAAGGACATCCTGGCCCGGTGCCCCGAGCTCAACGCCACCGCTGAGCATGTCCGGGCCTTCGCCGAGATGATGAACGCGCGTGCCGGCGAGAAGCTCGGGACCTGGATCGACAGCGTGAAAGCCAGCAGCCTGCCTGAGCTGCTGTCGTTCGTGAACGGGATCGGATGTGATCTGCGGGCGGTGGAGGCGGGGCTGACCTTGCCGTTCAGCTCGGGAGCGGTGGAGGGGCAGGTGAACCGGATCAAGATGCTGAAGCGGCAGATGTTCGGCCGCGCGGGCTTGGCCCTGCTCCGCAAGCGCGTCCTCCTGGCCGGGTGA
- a CDS encoding helix-turn-helix domain-containing protein codes for MDEIHDDVAEFALLLTRLKERTDRSYAALARRLNMHASTLHRYCVGEAVPLDFTGIERFAALCGASPEERVELHRRWILAVAARQRTRPSAARRAPKPHDTTSTTCTTSTTAPSAAPETHSSPSTTPHAPTTGPLPLPLPLPVPLAVPLPIRPRRRLMRSITLAASLAVALTGLTASAAGPPSGDGESTASARTAPGPSASPTHNGDSPHPSAGSPSAGTPSTGGESSASDRTTPKPSASLTGGASQQENRESADTGAPPTAPLTWTANSHIWRPECDHDYVVAKPPQQVPPPPAPQDAAAWASSLGAVHGRTTHLRISVQGRGSAAVVLEALHVRVVDRTTPAARRGIAYSMYEGCGAILIPRHFSVDLDARRPLARSIPGNETDRPSPAIDFPYQVSLQEPEVLLLSARTDSCTCDWYVELDWSSQGRTGTVRIDDHGRPFRTTDIKGLPHYWYRDPAGWVPMTTVYEEGETGDGA; via the coding sequence ATGGATGAAATCCACGACGATGTAGCGGAGTTCGCGTTGCTGCTGACGCGTCTGAAGGAGCGAACGGACCGCAGCTACGCGGCGCTGGCCCGCCGCCTGAACATGCATGCCTCCACGCTGCACCGTTACTGCGTCGGCGAGGCGGTTCCCCTCGACTTCACCGGGATCGAGCGGTTCGCCGCGCTCTGCGGAGCCTCCCCCGAGGAGCGCGTGGAGTTGCACCGCCGATGGATCCTGGCAGTCGCGGCACGTCAACGAACCCGCCCATCCGCCGCCCGCCGGGCACCGAAGCCCCACGACACCACGAGCACCACGTGCACCACGAGCACCACCGCGCCATCGGCCGCACCCGAGACCCACAGCAGCCCCTCGACCACGCCGCACGCCCCCACAACTGGACCCCTCCCCCTACCCCTCCCCCTTCCCGTCCCCCTCGCCGTCCCTCTCCCCATCCGTCCCCGACGACGGCTCATGCGATCGATAACACTGGCGGCCTCGCTCGCCGTCGCACTCACCGGCCTGACCGCATCCGCTGCCGGACCCCCCTCGGGCGACGGCGAGTCGACGGCCTCAGCCCGCACCGCACCAGGCCCCTCGGCATCGCCCACACACAACGGCGACAGCCCGCACCCCTCCGCCGGATCCCCCTCTGCGGGCACCCCCTCCACCGGCGGCGAATCATCGGCCTCGGACCGCACCACACCAAAGCCCTCGGCATCGCTCACGGGCGGTGCCAGCCAGCAGGAGAACAGGGAGAGCGCAGACACAGGGGCGCCCCCGACGGCCCCACTCACCTGGACGGCCAACTCCCACATCTGGCGACCCGAATGCGACCACGACTACGTCGTAGCCAAGCCACCGCAGCAGGTCCCGCCGCCCCCGGCCCCACAGGACGCGGCGGCCTGGGCCTCGTCCCTGGGGGCGGTGCACGGGCGCACCACCCATCTGCGGATCTCGGTGCAGGGACGCGGCTCCGCAGCCGTCGTCCTGGAGGCACTGCATGTACGGGTGGTCGACCGCACGACCCCCGCTGCCCGCCGAGGCATCGCGTACTCCATGTACGAAGGCTGCGGCGCGATCCTCATCCCCCGCCACTTCTCCGTGGACCTGGACGCGCGCCGCCCCCTGGCCCGTTCGATTCCCGGCAACGAGACGGACAGGCCGAGCCCCGCGATCGACTTCCCGTACCAGGTGTCGCTGCAGGAGCCGGAGGTCCTGCTGCTCTCCGCGCGCACCGATTCCTGCACCTGCGACTGGTACGTGGAACTCGACTGGTCCTCACAGGGCCGGACCGGCACGGTACGCATCGACGACCACGGCCGCCCGTTCCGTACCACCGACATCAAGGGCCTACCGCACTACTGGTACCGCGACCCCGCCGGCTGGGTGCCCATGACCACCGTCTACGAGGAGGGGGAAACCGGCGACGGCGCCTGA
- a CDS encoding DUF4232 domain-containing protein, whose translation MAKGGVAVCDQRVLGVSASKEPADSADARHLLLTVQNTGDKKCDLYRYPLVRLGDGRKTARVIAESDPHPGVPVTLAPGEEGYAGLVVNGPMDEYEAKSITLGLQGRKAGSSVGKPIDVPMPVETLYANDFQRVTYWTTAPGFALDFIMSR comes from the coding sequence GTGGCCAAGGGCGGCGTTGCCGTCTGTGACCAGAGGGTGCTCGGGGTGTCTGCCAGCAAGGAGCCCGCGGACAGTGCGGATGCCAGGCATCTCCTTCTCACCGTTCAGAACACCGGTGACAAGAAGTGCGACCTCTACCGCTACCCCCTCGTGCGGCTCGGCGACGGTCGGAAGACGGCCCGTGTGATCGCGGAGAGCGACCCGCACCCGGGGGTTCCCGTCACCCTCGCTCCGGGTGAGGAGGGGTACGCCGGTCTGGTCGTCAACGGCCCCATGGACGAGTACGAGGCCAAGAGCATCACCCTCGGCCTCCAGGGGCGCAAGGCCGGCAGCAGCGTGGGCAAGCCGATCGACGTCCCCATGCCCGTGGAGACGTTGTACGCCAACGACTTCCAGCGCGTCACCTACTGGACGACCGCTCCCGGATTCGCCCTGGATTTCATCATGTCGAGGTGA
- a CDS encoding winged helix-turn-helix transcriptional regulator: MEHVTSRWGVLVLIRLLERPHRFAELRRSITPVGPVSEKMLGQTLQSLERDGLVDRDAKPVVPPHVDYSLTDLGREAADQIRALALWTNDRMDEVAQARRDYDSAKGRA, from the coding sequence ATGGAGCACGTCACCAGCCGCTGGGGCGTCCTCGTACTGATCCGGCTGCTGGAGCGCCCGCACCGCTTCGCCGAACTGCGCCGCTCCATCACGCCCGTCGGCCCGGTCAGCGAGAAGATGCTCGGTCAGACCCTGCAGAGCCTGGAGCGGGACGGCCTCGTCGACCGCGACGCCAAGCCGGTGGTCCCGCCCCACGTCGACTACTCCCTGACGGACCTGGGCCGTGAGGCGGCCGATCAGATCCGCGCGCTGGCCCTGTGGACCAACGACCGGATGGACGAGGTGGCGCAGGCCCGGCGGGACTACGACTCGGCGAAGGGCCGCGCCTGA